Proteins encoded in a region of the Thunnus thynnus chromosome 8, fThuThy2.1, whole genome shotgun sequence genome:
- the LOC137187592 gene encoding gamma-interferon-inducible lysosomal thiol reductase-like, with the protein MILNMKLSGLLAVFLLFCSNRRSYGKSHPKPSCHYPPSQWCRSLEIAIECKVQKQCMELNAIKPNQTVPPVSVTLYYESLCPACRVFITQQLFPTWTMLQDIMTVTLVPYGNAKELPSANSPFTCQHGEPECQGNMIEACIIHLTGHSALQIIYCMESAANVLNATQPCLQLYAPSVSWTRVDSCVKGGLGYQLMHANAVMTRALNPAHTHVPWVTFNGEYTEEMEDKAMSSLFHLVCQLYKGVKPPACTGAPVRLDRSFC; encoded by the exons ATGATATTAAACATGAAGCTGTCAGGACTGTTGGCggtgtttttacttttctgttccAACCGGAGAAGTTACGGGAAGTCTCATCCCAAACCGTCCTGCCATTATCCCCCATCACAGTGGTGTCGCTCCCTGGAAATAGCAATAGAGTGCAAG GTGCAGAAGCAGTGTATGGAGTTAAATGCCATAAAGCCAAACCAGACGGTTCCTCCAGTATCTGTCACTCTGTACTACGAGAGTCTGTGTCCAGCCTGCAGAGTCTTCATCACTCAGCAGCTCTTCCCCACCTGGACAATGCTGCAGGACATCATGACGGTCACACTGGTCCCCTACGGGAACGCGAAG GAGCTTCCATCAGCAAATTCTCCCTTCACCTGTCAGCACGGAGAGCCTGAATGCCAAGGAAACATGATAGAG GCCTGTATCATCCATTTGACGGGTCACTCAGCACTTCAGATCATCTACTGCATGGAATCAGCCGCAAATGTCCTCAACGCTACCCAGCCT TGTCTTCAGCTCTATGCTCCCTCCGTCTCCTGGACCAGAGTTGACTCCTGTGTGAAGGGAGGTCTGGGCTACCAGCTGATGCACGCCAACGCTGTCATGACCAGAGCTCTGAACCCTGCCCACACACACGTCCCCTGGGTCACCTTCAATGGG GAATACACAGAAGAGATGGAGGACAAGGCCATGTCGTCCCTTTTCCATTTAGTCTGCCAACTTTACAAG GGCGTGAAGCCTCCAGCCTGCACTGGAGCTCCGGTCAGACTGGACAGAAGCTTCTGCTGA